Proteins found in one Paenibacillus sp. FSL R10-2782 genomic segment:
- a CDS encoding SDR family NAD(P)-dependent oxidoreductase, whose amino-acid sequence MKKAIVLGATGGTGAAILQELLNRGIETIAFGRSSNKLQQLQVSLGKPKHLSVYKGDVFDANQVSDAVKDADVIFQCAAVPYHEMETRQLPLGESVMEAANRLGKKIVIVDGIYPYGKALTPLVNEEHPKNPHTRKGKVKLDFENLIFSSRWDHARPMITRLPDYYGPTANKSSYLGLTMEAVASGKPAIFIGGLNVPREYVYLPDAAVMIVELASREEAYGQNWNIPGAGVISGKKLVQIAQKASGKIKPVFPLRKTTLRLIGLFNPVIREIVEMLYLTQTPVVLDGSKYERVVGPIPKTPFETGITDTILALKKRQ is encoded by the coding sequence ATGAAAAAAGCAATCGTATTAGGTGCAACCGGAGGAACTGGGGCGGCAATTCTACAAGAACTTCTCAACAGAGGCATTGAAACCATCGCCTTCGGACGTTCTTCCAACAAGCTCCAGCAATTACAAGTGTCATTAGGTAAGCCAAAGCATCTGTCTGTTTATAAAGGTGATGTATTCGATGCGAATCAGGTCAGTGACGCAGTTAAGGATGCAGATGTCATTTTTCAATGTGCAGCTGTTCCATACCACGAAATGGAGACACGTCAGCTTCCTTTGGGAGAATCCGTTATGGAGGCAGCCAACCGTTTAGGGAAGAAAATAGTCATCGTTGACGGAATTTATCCGTACGGCAAGGCATTGACCCCTTTAGTGAATGAGGAACATCCCAAAAACCCGCATACCCGCAAGGGAAAGGTCAAGCTGGATTTTGAAAATCTTATATTCAGTTCCCGCTGGGATCATGCACGGCCTATGATTACAAGATTGCCTGATTATTACGGACCTACCGCGAACAAGTCCTCTTATTTAGGATTAACGATGGAGGCTGTGGCTTCTGGAAAACCGGCTATTTTCATAGGAGGATTAAATGTCCCACGCGAATATGTGTATCTGCCCGATGCGGCAGTAATGATCGTGGAATTAGCCAGCCGGGAAGAAGCATACGGTCAAAATTGGAACATACCGGGAGCGGGTGTGATTTCCGGCAAAAAGCTTGTTCAGATTGCACAAAAAGCAAGTGGTAAAATTAAACCTGTCTTTCCACTGCGAAAAACCACACTCCGTCTGATCGGATTATTTAATCCGGTGATTCGTGAAATCGTAGAGATGCTATATCTGACCCAAACACCTGTAGTGCTGGATGGCAGCAAATACGAGCGTGTTGTAGGCCCTATACCCAAGACACCTTTTGAAACAGGCATAACGGATACCATACTGGCATTGAAGAAACGTCAATAA
- a CDS encoding TetR/AcrR family transcriptional regulator, translating into MTKATSTSINRQKEIISAAIEVFAEMGYYRATTAKVAERANISQPYVFRFFATKEALLIEALKVSFARIIDSFHRVIHSVSSERLEQELIAAYSQIMVEYRNEILLQMQAQTIHEDVVVNVMQQGFREIHATVYDAFRQAGIEQALERTMLFLARGMLCNISMSLDLPELMKIDD; encoded by the coding sequence ATGACCAAAGCTACGTCAACATCAATAAATCGCCAAAAGGAAATCATATCCGCCGCCATTGAAGTATTTGCAGAGATGGGCTACTATCGTGCGACCACAGCCAAAGTGGCTGAACGGGCCAACATTTCTCAGCCTTATGTTTTCCGTTTTTTCGCTACCAAGGAAGCTTTGCTGATTGAAGCGCTGAAGGTTTCATTTGCACGTATCATCGACTCTTTTCACCGAGTTATTCATTCGGTTTCGTCTGAACGGCTAGAGCAGGAGCTTATTGCAGCATATTCGCAAATTATGGTGGAATACCGCAATGAGATTCTTTTGCAAATGCAGGCGCAAACCATCCACGAGGATGTGGTTGTGAACGTGATGCAGCAGGGATTTCGTGAAATTCATGCGACGGTTTATGATGCTTTCCGCCAAGCAGGTATTGAACAAGCATTGGAAAGAACGATGCTTTTTCTAGCAAGAGGTATGCTTTGTAATATCTCAATGTCCCTGGATCTGCCGGAGCTAATGAAAATAGACGATTAA